The Nostoc sp. NIES-3756 DNA window CTTTCTTGTGGCCAGTCTTCTAGTAGTCCTTCTTCGTCCAGTACCAAATCAGAAACGCCTTGGAAGTAGGAATCGATGGTTTGTTGTTGGGTGATAATATTTTGCTGAACAGTCAACAAGTTTTGTTGAATTGTCAAATCTTTAGATATAACGTATTGTCGCCACGCCACATAAACCGCAATAATGGCGATCGCAATTTGCCCTAAAGCGCCAAACCATTCCGCCAGAGTACCTGAAGCTTCCCAATTGACTTTTCGTGCTGCCCATAGGATTATGCGATCGCCCACACCACTAAACCGGAAAAAGCCGATTAACGCTACTATTAGCCCCAAAAAGGCAATAAACAAAGTTTTATCTTGAGATGTAAACCACTCATCAACTACATACACCATCCAAGGAAAAATTATTGCTAAAGATAGCAGCAACGTCACGATAGTACCCAAAATCCCAATAATCCAGCTATTGAGGGCAATACCAATGACAGTGATAACCATTCCTACCACAGTAATTAACAAAGCCCTTGGTTTGACTATTACAGGAGGTTTGGAGCGTTGTCCAAAGATAGAACGAGCCTGTTGCAGATTGGCTGTATGTTGCGGTGACTGCAAGGAAGAAATGGCAGATAGGGCTTGTTGTGCTACTAGTGTTTCAGAGGATAAGTGATTGTCACCTGCACCACTGTCAAAGTCATCTGGCTGCAAGTCAAGTTCCGGTGTAGGTTCTGGGGTTGGTAGATTTGGAGAATTAGGTTCAGTTGTCATGTTTTCTATTTTGCCCCAGTGGGTTTAATTTCACCAAGAGTTAGGGATGAGGGGGATGTAACGTTAGCTTCATACAAGAAGGGAGACAAAGTAGGCAAGGGTAAATAGAACTTCTTTCCCATCTCCCCACTCCCTGTTTGCTTCCCAATCGCCATAATCTCTGCGCTGCTTCTATTGATAAACTTATTAAGTTGTATATGAAAAAACTTTTAATCACTGGTGCTAGCGGTTTTTTAGGATGGCATCTTTGCCAACAAGCTCAACAAGAATGGGAGGTTTATGGAACTTATAATTCCCATACTTTAGATATTCTTGGTATCAAATTAGTCAAAGTTAATTTAACAGATTCTACACAACTCAAACAGATATTTAGAGAAATTCAACCAGATGCAGTAATTCATACTGCTGCTCAATCACAACCTAATTTCTGTCAAATTCATCCTGAAGAATCTCATGCAATTAATGTCACTGCATCTTGCCATCTGGCTGAACTTTGCGCGGACTATGCTATCCCTTATGCTTTTACATCCAGTGAACTAGTATTTGATGGTTTAAATTCTCCTTATAAGGAAACTGACACTGTATGTCCTGTGAATATTTATGGTGAGCAAAAAGTTTTGGCAGAAGTGGCTATATTAGAACGCTATCCTTTAGCTACTGTGTGTCGGATGCCTTTGATGTTTGGCAATGCTACACCCACTGCTAAAAGCTTTATTCAGCCATTTATTCAAACTATGCAAGCTGGTCAGGAACTTACTTTATTTATAGATGAATTTCGTACTCCTGTCAGTGGCACAACAGCAGCTAAGGGATTATTATTAGTTTTAGAAAAAGTTAACGGTATTATTCACTTAGGCGGCAAAGAACGAATTTCTCGTTATGACTTTGGACATATATTAGCTGAAGTTTTTCAATTACCAATTACAGGTATTAAAGCCTGTCGTCAACGAGATGTCAAAATGGCAGCACCCAGACCAGGAGATGTTTCTTTAGATAGTTCTCAAGCTTTTGCACTAGGTTATCAGCCTTTATCAGTCAAGGAAGAACTAAAGTCATTGCTGGAGAAGGTATAAGATTTCATAATCTAGCGATCGCCAATCTTATCTATGTCATGGCGATCGCTAATACTTAAATATTCTCTGATTAAATTAAATTGAGCGTATTAAGGAAATCTTAAAATTCTGGTGATTCCATTTAAACAAATATAATATTTTATATATTTAATTTTTGAAATTAACAACTTATCGGCAATGTTAGCAGTATTTTGATAACATTGTTGTTTATTTATAGTAATCAGATTTCTAGAGGATTTTTAACCAATACTCTTGATTACATCTGACTGATAGTAGAAGCTAGAGTTTTGAATTTGCTGAGAGAATAACCACAAGCATTAACAAAGAATAGGGATAAAACTAAATGAAAGCTAGAATTATTCCAATTTTGGCAATGTCTCTATCTATTGCCAGTTTAGTCAGTCCGGTTCGCGCTCAAACACCACTACAGCCAAACCCAAATACGCAAGAGTATCAGTTAACAGGTGATTCTCTAGAAGGGATTGGTAAGAGATCAGCACAGGATGATTTTTCACAATTTTTCAACAGCAATACAGTCTCTGATGACAGAAAGACCAATCAAACTCAGAATGTATTACGATTCAATCAATCAATCCTAATACAAGATGAGCCTGTTATATTGCAGCCAGCACAACAGTCTGAGAATGATAATGATGCCTTACAGTTGCAATTAGATTTAGAGAACAGGCGATAAAATTGTCCAGGCTTGAGCAAGGGGTGAAGGAACCTACGTAAGCAAAACCCTACACCCCAAAACCAATATTTTTGGCACACATCGTAAAAAACCCACATCTGTCAGACACCCAGCCCCAACAAACCGTCTTGTTGCATCTGCTTTGAAACTTCTTAAGTTGCTGATAACCAATCTAAAGGATAATTCTGCAAGCAGTTTGCAGTAAAATTAGTCCTTTAGAGAGAGGAGGGCAAGCCGGATGACTCGTGTCATTATTGTGCGTCACGGCCAAAGTACTTATAATATCGAACGGCGCATCCAAGGACGTGCTGATGTATCAACATTAACGGAACGGGGTCGTAGTGATGCTAGTAAGGTAGGTAAAGCCCTCACTAACATTTCGTTTAACGCAATTTACACTAGCCCACTACAACGTGCAGAACAAACAGCCCAAATCATTCATAGTGAGTTAGCAATTCAAGAGGGAAAATCTGTTGAGGTGCAAACTTCCGATTTGTTACTGGAAGTAGACTTGCCTTTGTGGGAAAAAATGCTGACATCGGAAGTTAAGGAGAAATTTCCAGAAGATTACCGCCTTTGGCATGAAAAGCCTCATGAACTACAGATGCTAGTTAATGAAAATGGGGTAACAAGAGAACATTTCCCTGTTCTCTCCTTATACGAACAAGCGCGGCAGTTTTGGCAAGAAATCCTGTCCCGCCATAGTGGTGAAACCATTCTCATAGTCGGACACAACGGCATTAATCGCGCCCTCATTAGTACAGCTTTGGGTATTCACCCTAGCCGTTATCATTCCATCCAGCAATCTAACTGTGGCATCAGTGTGTTAAATTTTGCTGGCGGACTGGGTGAATCTGTACAGCTAGAGTCAATGAACCAAACCCAACACACAGGCGAAACTCTGCCTTCCTTACGTCCTGGTCATCAAGGAGTAAGATTATTGTTGGTACGTCATGGCGAAACTGAATGGAATCGTCAAACCAGATTTCAAGGACAAATTGACGTTCCCCTCAATGATAACGGTAGACAACAGGCGCAAAAAGCTGGGGTATTTCTACAAGATGTAGCCATTGACTTTGCTGTTAGTAGTTCCATGCAGCGTCCTAAAGAAACAGCCGAACTTATCTTGCGTAATCACCCAGATATCAACTTAGAGCTACAAGATGGTTTAAGAGAAATCAGCCACGGACTCTGGGAAGGAAAATTAGAAGTAGAAATAGAACAAGAATTTCCTGGTGAGTTACACCGTTGGCGGACGACACCAGGGGAAGTACAAATGCCTGAAGGTGAAAATTTACAGCAGGTGTGGGAACGTAGCGTGGCAGCTTGGCAAAATATTGTCCAAGCTGCTTTAGATAATCAACGCCAAATAGGTCTGATAGTGGCTCATGATGCCACAAATAAAACCTTGCTGTGTCATATTCTCGGCTTACCTACAGACAATTTCTGGAATTTCCGCCAAGGTAATGGTGCAGTCAGCGTAATTGATTACCCATCAGGCTTAAATGGTTTACCAGTACTGCAAGCCATGAATATTACTACTCATCTGGGTGGTGTATTAGATAAAACCGCAGCTGGAGCATTATAGACAAAATATAGATCACAATATACAAGCAGTCCCAGCGCTGATAGTTTACATGACAACTGAACTTCTGCAACAAGTAAGGGTAATCGACCCAGTTTTGGGGATTGATACAATCACAGATGTGTTAATTGCTGATGGTGTCATCCAAGCCATCACCACCAATATTTCTGATATCAGTCCTGACACCCAAATTAGAGATTGTCGGGGATTAGTTCTTGGCCCTGGCTTAGTGGATTTGTATAGCCACTCGGGTGAGCCAGGGTTTGAAGAACGGGAAACGCTTACATCTTTGATGCAGGCGGCGGCGGCTGGTGGTTTTACCAGAGTCAGCATTTTACCCGATACATCCCCAGCTATTGATAATCCGGCGCTGGTAGCACAGTTGCAGAAGCAGAGGGATGGGGAGATGTGGTTCGACAAGCTCACCAACCGGGGGATGAGGGGGATGAGGGAGATGAGGGAGATTAATTCTTCCCCTACTCCCCCCACTTCCCCATCTTCCCCTACTCCCCATCTCCCCCAACTTCCCCATCTCCAAATCTGGGGTGCTATTACCCTAGATGTGGCTGGTAAGCAGATGACGGAATTGGCTGATTTAGCGGCGGCGGGGGTAGTGGGTTTTACTGATGGATTGCCTTTAGATAATTTAAGTTTGGTGCGGCGGTTGTTGGAGTATGTCCAGCCGTTGGGAAAACCTGTGGCATTTTGGCCGTGTGATCGCTCACTCACTGCTAATGGTGTCATGCGAGAATGTGCAGATGCTGTCCGCTTTGGGCTACCGCCCATACCAGCTAGTGCCGAAACAACTGCGATCGCATCTTTATTAGAGTTAGTTGCCGCTACAGGCAATAGTCAAGTACACATTATGCGTGTTTCTACAGCCCGTAGTGTGGAACTAATAGCCGCAGCCAAAGCCAAGGGCTTACCCATCACCGCCAGCACTACTTGGCTACACCTATTACTCGACACCAAAGCAATTAAAGCCTATAACACTAGCCTGCATTTAGATCCACCTTTGGGAACAGCCAGTGATGTCAAGGCCTTACGTGAGGGTGTGCGGACAGGGGTAATAGATGCGATCGCCATAGATCATGCACCCTATACTTATGAAGAAAAAGTCCAAGCCTTCGCCGAAGCACCACCAGGGGCAATTGGTTTCGAGTTAGCATTACCCTTACTCTGGCAAAATCTTGTAGAAACCGGAGAATTTACAGCTTTAGAATTATGGCAGGCTTTGAGTAATTGCCCAGCCGCATGTACACAACAAAAAGTGAGTACAGTTGCACCTAATCACAAAGCAGAATTAACTTTATTCGACCCCAAAAAAATCTGGAAAGTCGAAAAGAAAAATCTTTACACACTTTCTCAAAATACCTCTTGGTTAGGGCAAGAACTGCAAGGTCGAGTAGTACAGATTTGGATGTAATTCGTAATTCGTAATTCGTAATTCGTAATTTTTAATTACAGGGTTATTTGCTCCCCTCTCCGCGTCGGAGAGGGGTTGGGGGAGAGGTCAAATAAGTCTTGTTAAACTCATATTAAATCAAGTAAAAACCACAATTAAAACCCTAACTTTTGCAACACTGGTTTTGTAGAAACAATGTGACGTTCTAATCCTAATTCTTGAGGACTAACGCCTAAAGCCAAAGCAATTAACTGTGGTAGGTGCAACACGGGTAAACCTAGTTTACGACCGATAACTTTTTCCACCTCTGGCTGGCGAGAATCTAAGTTGAGATGGCATAAAGGACAAGGCGTAACTAAACAATCTGCACCTGCGGCTAAAGCATCTTGGATGTGCATTCCCGCCATCTTAAAAGATTCGGTAGTAGCATAACTCGCAAGCGGCCAGCCGCAACATTGAGTCCGTCCACGATAATAAATTGGTGTTGCACCCACTGCCTCAAAGACATTTTCCATCGCTTGGGGATTATAAGGATCATCATAGGGCATCAACTTTTGGGCGCGGAGTAGATAACAGCCATAAAAAGCTGCACACTTCAACCCAGATAACTGACGGGTTACACGTTTGCTAATTTCCTCTATGCCGTAATCAGTTACTAAAGCATAAAGCAGGTGTTTGACTTCGGTAGTACCGCGATAAGGTGAACAACCTTCTTTCTGTAATAGACCATTTACCTGTTCCAAATAACTAGGGTTACTTGTCTGAGATTCTTGCAAGCGATCATTAACATGACCAATTACGCCTTGACAAGTGCTGCAATGGGTGAGGAGCGGTAAATTTAATTCTTCTGCTAGCGCAATGTTACGAGCATTAACTGTATCTTCTAACAGTTGGGAATCTTCTTTAAAAGTGCCAGAACCACAACAAGCAGCTTTTTTCAATTCAATTAGTTGAATACCTAAAGCCTGAGTTAGAGCTTGAGTAGACTGATACAATTCCCGACAAGCACCTTGAGCAACACAGCCAGGAAAGTAAGCATATTTTAATGTCTGAGATAGCATAAAATTAGATTGATTTTCGGGCAACTGCCCCGATGATAACTTTTATATCACCGCTTACAAGCAATACTGATAAGGGATTGTAACTTTTTTGGACATTCGGCAAAAATTTAGTAAGAATTGTTAAACAGCAGCATTTACAAAACCAACGCGATCGCCATTATCAAAGCCCATATTTTCTTGTTTTCACTCACATAATTGTGGGGAATCGCCAGAATAAATTCGTTCCCATAAAGTGTCTGAACAGTGCTAAGTTAAAATACTCACTCAGCACTTACTACTGATCCCAACCTATTCTATATTGGGAACTGGGATGCTATACGGACGATCGCGCTTTCCGATAAGATGTATATGCTCAAAACCATGTCGCCCATAAAGCGCGGAAAATAGCAACCGGTTAAGGAACTTTATCTATGAGCCAATCAGATACTTTTGAAAAAGTCAAGAAAATTGTTGTTGAACAACTCAGTGTAGAAGCTGAAAAAGTTACACCACAAGCCAATTTTGCCAACGATTTAGGGGCTGACTCCCTAGATACAGTAGAACTAGTAATGGCTTTGGAAGAAGAATTTGATATCGAAATTCCCGATGAAGCCGCCGAAAAAATTACAACCGTCCAAGAAGCGGTGGATTACATCAATAACCAAGTTGCCGCATCAGCATAAAAAAGTGCTGGGTGCTGAGTTGTGAGTGCTGAGAAGATTAGAGTTAAAAGAAATGAGTCTAGAGTCTAGAGTTCTTCTCTGTGTCTCCCTTATACGCTCTCATCCTCTTAACTCACTACTCAGCACGGGCTAAACGCCCCGCTACCGCTAACAGCACTCGGTACTTTAATTCGCAGCATTCTCGCCACCTTTAACTGAGTCATGACAGATCATAATCGTAAACGGGTAGTTGTCACGGGTGTCGGCGCAATTACACCTATTGGTAACACAGCCGATGAATATTGGGAAGGATTGTTAAGCGGACGCAATGGCATTGATTATATAACCGCCTTTGATGCGTCTAGCCATGATTGCCGCATTGCTGGGGAAGTGAAAAACTTCGACCCCCATGAGTACTTGGATCGCAAAGAAGCCAAGCGTATGGACAGGTTTTCCCAATTTGCCGTAGCAGCAGCCAAACAAGCATTAGCAGATTCCCAATTAGTCATCAATGAACTGAACGCCGAGCAGG harbors:
- a CDS encoding CoB--CoM heterodisulfide reductase iron-sulfur subunit B family protein; translation: MLSQTLKYAYFPGCVAQGACRELYQSTQALTQALGIQLIELKKAACCGSGTFKEDSQLLEDTVNARNIALAEELNLPLLTHCSTCQGVIGHVNDRLQESQTSNPSYLEQVNGLLQKEGCSPYRGTTEVKHLLYALVTDYGIEEISKRVTRQLSGLKCAAFYGCYLLRAQKLMPYDDPYNPQAMENVFEAVGATPIYYRGRTQCCGWPLASYATTESFKMAGMHIQDALAAGADCLVTPCPLCHLNLDSRQPEVEKVIGRKLGLPVLHLPQLIALALGVSPQELGLERHIVSTKPVLQKLGF
- a CDS encoding histidine phosphatase family protein, which codes for MTRVIIVRHGQSTYNIERRIQGRADVSTLTERGRSDASKVGKALTNISFNAIYTSPLQRAEQTAQIIHSELAIQEGKSVEVQTSDLLLEVDLPLWEKMLTSEVKEKFPEDYRLWHEKPHELQMLVNENGVTREHFPVLSLYEQARQFWQEILSRHSGETILIVGHNGINRALISTALGIHPSRYHSIQQSNCGISVLNFAGGLGESVQLESMNQTQHTGETLPSLRPGHQGVRLLLVRHGETEWNRQTRFQGQIDVPLNDNGRQQAQKAGVFLQDVAIDFAVSSSMQRPKETAELILRNHPDINLELQDGLREISHGLWEGKLEVEIEQEFPGELHRWRTTPGEVQMPEGENLQQVWERSVAAWQNIVQAALDNQRQIGLIVAHDATNKTLLCHILGLPTDNFWNFRQGNGAVSVIDYPSGLNGLPVLQAMNITTHLGGVLDKTAAGAL
- a CDS encoding pentapeptide repeat-containing protein, which encodes MTTEPNSPNLPTPEPTPELDLQPDDFDSGAGDNHLSSETLVAQQALSAISSLQSPQHTANLQQARSIFGQRSKPPVIVKPRALLITVVGMVITVIGIALNSWIIGILGTIVTLLLSLAIIFPWMVYVVDEWFTSQDKTLFIAFLGLIVALIGFFRFSGVGDRIILWAARKVNWEASGTLAEWFGALGQIAIAIIAVYVAWRQYVISKDLTIQQNLLTVQQNIITQQQTIDSYFQGVSDLVLDEEGLLEDWPQERAIAEGRTAAIFSSVDGSGKAKILRFLSRSKLLTPLKRDRRLGRAILNGVGGYAEDRLEGVRVIDLGVMLAGSDLSNTDLRWTDLSEANLVRVNLSGCDLVKANLSRTILYSADLSGADLNGSRLFYGSVEKASPRSRTEAPDYRTGEHTGAVVENADFTDVQRMSEANRYYCCAWGGEKTRATIPGGCEGIPNLLGR
- a CDS encoding acyl carrier protein; translated protein: MSQSDTFEKVKKIVVEQLSVEAEKVTPQANFANDLGADSLDTVELVMALEEEFDIEIPDEAAEKITTVQEAVDYINNQVAASA
- a CDS encoding SDR family oxidoreductase, giving the protein MKKLLITGASGFLGWHLCQQAQQEWEVYGTYNSHTLDILGIKLVKVNLTDSTQLKQIFREIQPDAVIHTAAQSQPNFCQIHPEESHAINVTASCHLAELCADYAIPYAFTSSELVFDGLNSPYKETDTVCPVNIYGEQKVLAEVAILERYPLATVCRMPLMFGNATPTAKSFIQPFIQTMQAGQELTLFIDEFRTPVSGTTAAKGLLLVLEKVNGIIHLGGKERISRYDFGHILAEVFQLPITGIKACRQRDVKMAAPRPGDVSLDSSQAFALGYQPLSVKEELKSLLEKV
- a CDS encoding dihydroorotase, which gives rise to MTTELLQQVRVIDPVLGIDTITDVLIADGVIQAITTNISDISPDTQIRDCRGLVLGPGLVDLYSHSGEPGFEERETLTSLMQAAAAGGFTRVSILPDTSPAIDNPALVAQLQKQRDGEMWFDKLTNRGMRGMREMREINSSPTPPTSPSSPTPHLPQLPHLQIWGAITLDVAGKQMTELADLAAAGVVGFTDGLPLDNLSLVRRLLEYVQPLGKPVAFWPCDRSLTANGVMRECADAVRFGLPPIPASAETTAIASLLELVAATGNSQVHIMRVSTARSVELIAAAKAKGLPITASTTWLHLLLDTKAIKAYNTSLHLDPPLGTASDVKALREGVRTGVIDAIAIDHAPYTYEEKVQAFAEAPPGAIGFELALPLLWQNLVETGEFTALELWQALSNCPAACTQQKVSTVAPNHKAELTLFDPKKIWKVEKKNLYTLSQNTSWLGQELQGRVVQIWM